DNA from Microvirga ossetica:
TCGGCCACCTTTTCGCCGAGGCCGAGCTGGCGCGTGAAGCGCACCTCCGGCCGGTGATAGACCGTCTGGCCGTGGAAGCCGACGAGACTCACGTCCTTGGCCGCAATCCCGGCTTCCGTCATGAAGCGGCGGATGGCGCCGATATGCGCCTCCGTCACCGCCCGTTCGAGATCCTCCAGCGGCTCGCTCTGCGCCCGCGCCGGCTCGGCGATCAGGGTCTGGAGGATCTTCCGCAAGGGCTCCGGATAGGCGAAGGTCTGCCCCGATCCGGGCTTCACGACCGTGTCGCCGTCGGTCTCGACGATCGAGACGTCGATGCCGTCCATCGATGTGCCGCTGATGGCGCCGATGGCTTTGACGATGGGGCGTTGCGACATCGCTCTCTCCGGTCCTCTCTGGTTCGGCGCCGACCATAGCATATGCCGCGATCCGGTCCAGAGTGGTATGATATTGGACCATGACAGGTCCACGGCGATGGCCTATAAATCTCCTGCGGCTTCCAAGGGAGAGATAAAAGAAATGGTCAGGTCAGTACTGCGCACCGCCCTCGGTGTAGGTTTTATGGCGGCAATGATGGCCTCCGCCTCGGCTCAGGTCCTCGAAATCGGGGTGGATAACGGCCCGACCGGGCTCGACCCGCATGTCACCACCGCCTTCCCGAGCTTCATGGTGGTGAACGGCAACATCTACGAGGGCCTCACCGCCATCGACAAGGACCTGAAGACCGTTCCCGGCCTTGCCGAATCCTGGTCCATTTCGGCGGATGGCAAGACCTATACCTTCAAGCTGCGCTCCGGCGTCAAATTCCACGACGGCTCCGCTATGGAGGCCGAAGATGTGGTGTCCACGATTAAGCGCGTGCTGAGCAAGGACATCGCCTCGCCGCTCGCCAGCCGCCTCTCGGCCGTCGACAGCGCCAACGCGGTCGATGCCACGACCGTCGAGATGAAGCTCAAGGAGCCCTCCGCTGCGCTCCTGAGCTCGCTCGCCACCATCGCCATCGTGCCGAGTTCCATGGAGGCGAACAAGGACGCCCTGCAGAAGACGCCGGTCGGCACGGGCCCGTTCAAATTCCAAGAATGGCAGCCGAACGGCTTCATTCTTCTGGCCAAAAACGAGGCCTATTGGGACAAGGGCATGCCGAAGCTCGCAGGCCTCAAGTTCAACATCTTGCCCGAATCCGCCACCCGTCAGGTCGGCCTGAGCAATGGGCAATACGCGCTCCTGCCCAACATCGATGCGGCGACCGCGCTGCAGCTCAAGGGCAAGCCGAACGCGAAGCTCGCCGAGACCATGGATCTCGCCTACACGCTGATCGGCATGAACACCTCGAAGCCGCCCTTCGACAACCCGAAGGTGCGCGAGGCGGTGAACTACGCCATCAACCGCCAGGAGATCGTCGATGCGGCGCTCTTCGGCGCAGGCGTTCCCGGCGGCCCGCTCTCGCCGGCCCTGAAGTCGTGGGCACTCAACGTGAACCAGTTTGCCTGCTACAAGCCCGATCCGGCAAAAGCCCAGGCGCTCTTGAAGGAAGCGGGCGTCGCCACGCCGGTGGCCGTGTCGATGAAGGTTCTGCCGCGCCAGGACATCAAGGACATCGCCCAGGTGGTGCAGGAGCAGCTCAACAAGGCCGGCTTCAAGGTCGAGCTGATCAACCAGGAGCAGGGCCAGTTCATCCAGGATTGGCGTAACAGCAATTTCGATCTGTTCGCCTCGCTCAATGCCGGCCAGCCCGATCCCGACGACTACTTCTTCCGCACCTTCCGCACGGGCGGTTCGACCAACGTGTTCAAGTATTCCGACACGGAAATCGACGGCCTGCTCGACCAAGCACGGACGACGCAGGATCAGGCTGCGCGCAAAGCTGCTTACGACAAGGTGCAGCAGAAGCTCGCCTGCTCGGGCCCCGTGGCGCATCTGACCTACGGCACCCTGTTCTCGGCCATGAACGCCAAGCTGCAGGGCTATGACGTGATGCCGAACCGCTCGCTGCTGACTCTGCGCAACGCGTCGTACTGATCTGCCATCCTCGCCCCGGCGCCGCGTTCATGCGGCGTCGGGGCTCTGCTTTAAGAGCCCATCCGCATGAACCGCGTCCTGCTCGCACGCCTCATCGATCTCGTCATCGTCCTCTTCGGTGTGTCGGTCATCGTGTTCCTGATGATCCGGCTGATTCCGGGCGACGCGGTGGCGATCATGCTCGGGGCGAACACCGAGATCACGCCCGAGCGCATGGCGGAGCTCAACCGCCGTGTCGGTCTCGACCGTCCGATCGTCGAGCAATACCTGCTCTGGGCCGGAAATGCGCTACGCGGCGATTTCGGCACGTCGCTTTGGACCGGCCGTCCCGTCGCGGGCGAAATCCTCCTGCACCTGTGGCCGACGCTGGAGCTCACCTTCCTTGCGCTCCTCGTCGGCGCGGTTCTCGCGGTGCCGGTCGGCTGCCTGATGGCGCAGACGCGCGGCGGCGCGGCGGATGTTGTCATGCGCGTGACGGCGATCGCCGGCCTGACGATCCCTTCCTTCTGGCTCGGAATCGTTCTGATCCTTCTGCTCTCGAGTTGGGCGCCGGGCTTCGCGTCGCTCGGCTATGTACCGTTCTCGGAGGATCCGCTGGGCAATCTCCAGCGTATGATGCTGCCGGCCATCGCGCTGGCGCTGCCGATCCTCGCCAATCTCTCGCGCCTCGTGCGCTCGGCCATGCTCGATGCGCTGGGACAGGACTACGTCCGCACCGCCCGCGCCAAGGGCCTGTCGGAGCGGCGCGTCGTCTACAAGCATGCCCTGCGCAATGCGCTGATTCCGTTCCTCACCAGCGTCGGCATCATGACCGGCTATCTTCTCGGCGGCGCCATCGTCGTCGAGCAGGTCTTCGCCATCCCGGGCCTCGGGCGCCTGATCCTCGGCGCCATCGCCGAGCGCAATTATCCGCTGATCCAGGCCACCATCCTCGTGGTGACGGCAGGCTTCGTTTTCGTGAACTTTCTCGTCGATTTCCTCTACATCGTCGTCGACCCCCGCGTGAGAGCCTAAAGCCGTGTCGCGTCTGGCCAAGAACAAGCTTCTCGCCTTCGCCGTCATCCTGGTGGCGATCCAGATCATCCTCGCCGTCGGGGCGCCTTTGTTCGCGCCCTACGATCCCATGGCGCAGAGCGTCGCCCGGCGCCTGCGCGCGCCGTCCGCGCTGAACTGGTTCGGCACCGATCAGCTCGGGCGCGACGTGCTGACCCGCATCCTCTACGGCTATCGCACCTCGCTCATCGCCTGCCTGCTCGCGGTCGGTGTCGCGCTTCTCGCCGGCGGAACGCTCGGTCTCGTCGCCGCCTATTACCGCGGCTGGCTCGACCGCATCATCATGCGTGTCATGGATGTGCTCTTCGCCTTCCCCGTCATGTTGCTCGCCATCGGCATCATCGCGGTTCTCGGGCCGCATACCTACAGCGCAGCCGCCGCCATCGCGGTGGTCTATACGCCGATCTTCGCGCGGCTCCTGCGCGGCCCGGCGCTGGTTTTGTGCGAGAGCGAATACGTGGCCGGCGCCAAGGCCATCGGCGCGTCCGATCCCCGCATCATCTTCCTGCACATCCTGCCGAACCTCGCCTCGGTCATCCTGGTGCAGACGAGCCTCTTGCTCTCCGCTGCGATCCTCGTAGAAGCCTCGCTCTCCTTCCTCGGCCTCGGCACGCAGCCGCCGACGCCGTCTTTGGGACTCATGTTGTCGGAAGGCCGCAACTTCCTCCTGCTCTCGCCCTGGAGCGCGATCTTCGCCGGCTTCGCCATCCTCTTCCTGTCCTTCGGCTTCAATCTTTTGGGCGATGCCCTGCGCGACACCCTCGACCC
Protein-coding regions in this window:
- a CDS encoding ABC transporter substrate-binding protein — translated: MVRSVLRTALGVGFMAAMMASASAQVLEIGVDNGPTGLDPHVTTAFPSFMVVNGNIYEGLTAIDKDLKTVPGLAESWSISADGKTYTFKLRSGVKFHDGSAMEAEDVVSTIKRVLSKDIASPLASRLSAVDSANAVDATTVEMKLKEPSAALLSSLATIAIVPSSMEANKDALQKTPVGTGPFKFQEWQPNGFILLAKNEAYWDKGMPKLAGLKFNILPESATRQVGLSNGQYALLPNIDAATALQLKGKPNAKLAETMDLAYTLIGMNTSKPPFDNPKVREAVNYAINRQEIVDAALFGAGVPGGPLSPALKSWALNVNQFACYKPDPAKAQALLKEAGVATPVAVSMKVLPRQDIKDIAQVVQEQLNKAGFKVELINQEQGQFIQDWRNSNFDLFASLNAGQPDPDDYFFRTFRTGGSTNVFKYSDTEIDGLLDQARTTQDQAARKAAYDKVQQKLACSGPVAHLTYGTLFSAMNAKLQGYDVMPNRSLLTLRNASY
- a CDS encoding ABC transporter permease, coding for MNRVLLARLIDLVIVLFGVSVIVFLMIRLIPGDAVAIMLGANTEITPERMAELNRRVGLDRPIVEQYLLWAGNALRGDFGTSLWTGRPVAGEILLHLWPTLELTFLALLVGAVLAVPVGCLMAQTRGGAADVVMRVTAIAGLTIPSFWLGIVLILLLSSWAPGFASLGYVPFSEDPLGNLQRMMLPAIALALPILANLSRLVRSAMLDALGQDYVRTARAKGLSERRVVYKHALRNALIPFLTSVGIMTGYLLGGAIVVEQVFAIPGLGRLILGAIAERNYPLIQATILVVTAGFVFVNFLVDFLYIVVDPRVRA
- a CDS encoding ABC transporter permease — its product is MSRLAKNKLLAFAVILVAIQIILAVGAPLFAPYDPMAQSVARRLRAPSALNWFGTDQLGRDVLTRILYGYRTSLIACLLAVGVALLAGGTLGLVAAYYRGWLDRIIMRVMDVLFAFPVMLLAIGIIAVLGPHTYSAAAAIAVVYTPIFARLLRGPALVLCESEYVAGAKAIGASDPRIIFLHILPNLASVILVQTSLLLSAAILVEASLSFLGLGTQPPTPSLGLMLSEGRNFLLLSPWSAIFAGFAILFLSFGFNLLGDALRDTLDPRLRGQP